The Planktothrix tepida PCC 9214 nucleotide sequence ACTAATTGAGAAATAGTTTACAGTGGATCAAGGTTTCCAGGGTTTAGTTGTGCAAGTTATTTATTTTTCATTCCATAGCTTAAATGTGGAATTTCCGGTGGCTGAAGTCTATCGTCGTATTAATTTTGAAATTAAACCGTAGAAACCATTTATAAGCGAAAATAGCAGTTTAAATTAATAAAAATTAGACGATTATTTTTAATATCTGGGGTAAAAGAAAGAAGAAACACACCAAAAACCCGATTAATTTCTACAATTTTATCATTTGATTCATAGAATCTTCTAACTCTTTTAATAATGTATCAACATCTTTTCCAATCTGTTCAAAACAATCAGGGGGAGTGGGATTAGATTCAAAATAAATTAATTTGACACGATCAAAACCAATTCCTATCAAAATCACTTCTTTTTCCGGTTGATATCCATCTACAATTCCTAAGAGTTCTTGCAAACGATTTTCAACACTTACATTGAGTTGTTCAATAGCAGATTTCGGACAAGGAACAAAATGGGGGGTGGGTTTGAGATCAATTCCTAGGGTATCGGGTTGTTCACCCCACTGTAAACGCAAACCCCAAGCTAAAGCTGCTAATTCCGGGCGATGAGCTTCCACAAACCGATCTAACTGACTTTGCCAACTTGGTTTTTCTAAACTGGATTGATTGCTATCAAGTTTAATCATTGTTTTACGACTGACTTTCACTAAGATTATATTTTATCAGTTATCAGTCACCAGTTATCAGTTATCAGTCATCAGTAGCAAGTTTTGAGACAAAGGGTTAATAAAATCAGTATTTTTGAGGAATAGGCAATGCAATTGATAACTCAGTATCCTTAAAAATACGGTTAGCTCAAAAAATGATGTATATTAAATCACGTTTAAAACCTAATTATTATCTTAAAGTATAATTTAATTTGTGTAACTTTTGATCGCAACAACTCATCTTTAAACTTTTGTAGATCCCTCTCTAGCTGAGGATTTAACGGATTTTTACTTATTTATATTCTTAATCAAGTTGAATTAAATATTTTCCTGATTAATAGGATGAATCTCGAATAAATGGTATAGGCATTCTGAGTCTTTGAGAGGAAAATTCGATTATGAGTCTTGACACTTTTAATTCAGGAAATTTACTCTTCAGTCCGTTTTTGGTTAGTGTTCCCGATCCTCAACCCTTATCTTCTTCGTTAGGGTTTAATCTTCCTCTGGGAAGAAATTCAACTCCTGAAATAAATTCTTTACCCACCGCTAATGCTGATTTAATTATGGGTACAATCTTTCAGGATAATATTTTTGCTTTGGGTGGAAATGATACGGTTTATGGTTTAGAAGGGAATGATATTTTAGGAGGAAATCAACAAGCCGATCAAATTTTTGG carries:
- the ccmS gene encoding beta-carboxysome assembly chaperone CcmS, yielding MIKLDSNQSSLEKPSWQSQLDRFVEAHRPELAALAWGLRLQWGEQPDTLGIDLKPTPHFVPCPKSAIEQLNVSVENRLQELLGIVDGYQPEKEVILIGIGFDRVKLIYFESNPTPPDCFEQIGKDVDTLLKELEDSMNQMIKL